The following DNA comes from Chitinophaga nivalis.
AATTACCCAGCAGGTGTACATTCGTATAGCCGCGGGCTTCAATAAATTTGTGCACGAACTTGGCCAAACCACTTACTGATGTTTCCAGGATGTTTAAATCATACAGGGGCAACATCGGAATCACAACCTTGTTATACTGCCGGAAATATTCGACCATGTGCGTGAAATTACTCAAGGCGCCAAAAAGTCCATGCAATAATACCAGTGGTTCTCCTTCTCCTTCTTCTATGAAATTAAACTTACCCTGTGTTTTGATTTCGTAATCCATTGCCAAATCTTGAAAGTCAATTTTATGCTAAAATAATTCTTTTTATTAATCTAAATAATCTTTGAAGCCGGCTCACCGGGTTGAATATGCTGCGCTGCATTCTCAAAGAAAGCCTGTAACTGGGCAAAGATATCCTTAAAAACAGGTATCCAGTTCCCGATATGGGTCAGTACCCAGGGGCCAATATGCTCAATATAGGGATACACTACAGATTGTAGTTTGGTTTCAGGACCCAGCAAATAAACCTGGTTGGCCATCCACAGTAACACACTGTAAAAGATAATAAATATCAGGCTATATAATACGATCCCCCCCAATTTATTCAACCAGCCCAACATGGCTAATTCCACCAGTTTCTGCAAAGCTCCCGCT
Coding sequences within:
- a CDS encoding CvpA family protein, with protein sequence MSIDIIFAIIMVFAIYKGFTRGLIVAVFSLIAATLGLSAALKLTAVTALYVQQHWDIQSRWLPVLCFVCLFLGVILLVRLGAGALQKLVELAMLGWLNKLGGIVLYSLIFIIFYSVLLWMANQVYLLGPETKLQSVVYPYIEHIGPWVLTHIGNWIPVFKDIFAQLQAFFENAAQHIQPGEPASKII